A single region of the Melospiza georgiana isolate bMelGeo1 chromosome 7, bMelGeo1.pri, whole genome shotgun sequence genome encodes:
- the SF3B1 gene encoding splicing factor 3B subunit 1 isoform X2, whose product MNARTYMDVMREQHLTKEEREIRQQLAEKAKAGELKVVNGAASQPPSKRKRRWDQTADQTPGATPKKLSSWDQAETPGHTPSLRWDETPGRAKGSETPGATPGSKIWDPTPSHTPAGAATPGRDTPGHATPGHGGATSSARKNRWDETPKTERDTPGHGSGWAETPRTDRGGDSIGETPTPGASKRKSRWDETPASQMGGSTPVLTPGKTPIGTPAMNMATPTPGHIMSMTPEQLQAWRWEREIDERNRPLSDEELDAMFPEGYKVLPPPAGYVPIRTPARKLTATPTPLGGMTGFHMQTEDRTMKSVNDQPSGNLPFLKPDDIQYFDKLLVDVDESTLSPEEQKERKIMKLLLKIKNGTPPMRKAALRQITDKAREFGAGPLFNQILPLLMSPTLEDQERHLLVKVIDRILYKLDDLVRPYVHKILVVIEPLLIDEDYYARVEGREIISNLAKAAGLATMISTMRPDIDNMDEYVRNTTARAFAVVASALGIPSLLPFLKAVCKSKKSWQARHTGIKIVQQIAILMGCAILPHLRSLVEIIEHGLVDEQQKVRTISALAIAALAEAATPYGIESFDSVLKPLWKGIRQHRGKGLAAFLKAIGYLIPLMDAEYANYYTREVMLILIREFQSPDEEMKKIVLKVVKQCCGTDGVEANYIKTEILPPFFKHFWQHRMALDRRNYRQLVDTTVELANKVGAAEIISRIVDDLKDEAEQYRKMVMETIEKIMGNLGAADIDHKLEEQLIDGILYAFQEQTTEDSVMLNGFGTVVNALGKRVKPYLPQICGTVLWRLNNKSAKVRQQAADLISRTAVVMKTCQEEKLMGHLGVVLYEYLGEEYPEVLGSILGALKAIVNVIGMHKMTPPIKDLLPRLTPILKNRHEKVQENCIDLVGRIADRGAEYVSAREWMRICFELLELLKAHKKAIRRATVNTFGYIAKAIGPHDVLATLLNNLKVQERQNRVCTTVAIAIVAETCSPFTVLPALMNEYRVPELNVQNGVLKSLSFLFEYIGEMGKDYIYAVTPLLEDALMDRDLVHRQTASAVVQHMSLGVYGFGCEDSLNHLLNYVWPNVFETSPHVIQAVMGALEGLRVAIGPCRMLQYCLQGLFHPARKVRDVYWKIYNSIYIGSQDALIAHYPRIYNDEKNTYIRYELDYIL is encoded by the exons ATGAATGCCAGAACATACATGGATGTTATGCGTGAACAGCATTTAACAAAGGAAGAG AGGGAAATTAGGCAACAACTAGCTGAAAAAGCTAAAGCTGGAGAGCTTAAAGTCGTCAATGGAGCCGCTTCTCAGCCACCTTCAAAACGCAAACGGCGTTGGGATCAGACAGCTGATCAGACTCCTGGTGCTACACCTAAGAAATTGTCCAGTTGGGATCAAGCAGAG ACTCCAGGGCACACCCCATCCCTGCGATGGGATGAAACCCCAGGCCGTGCAAAGGGAAGCGAAACTCCAGGTGCCACCCCAGGCTCCAAGATCTGGGatcccactcccagccataccccagcaggagctgcaacGCCCGGCCGGGACACGCCTGGGCACGCAACGCCGGGCCATGGAGGGGCCACTTCCAGTGCACGCAAAAATCGGTGGGATGAGACCCCCAAAACAGAAAGAG ATACTCCGGGCCATGGCAGTGGCTGGGCTGAGACACCTCGTACAGACAGAGGTGGTGACTCCATTGGTGAGACACCGACCCCAGGAGCGAGCAAAAGGAAATCCCGCTGGGATGAAACACCTGCGAGCCAGATGGGCGGCAGCACTCCTGTTCTGACACCTGGCAAAACACCCATTGGAACCCCAGCTATGAACATGGCAACCCCTACACCAG GTCACATCATGAGCATGACTCCTGAACAGCTACAGGCTTGGCGCTGGGAGAGGGAAATTGATGAAAGAAACAGACCACTTTCTGATGAGGAATTGGATGCTATGTTTCCTGAAGGATATAAG GTTCTCCCACCGCCAGCAGGTTACGTGCCCATCCGTACCCCTGCTCGGAAGCTCACGGCGACTCCCACGCCCCTGGGGGGTATGACAGGGTTCCACATGCAGACCGAGGACCGCACCATGAAGAGTGTCAATGACCAGCCGTCGGGCAACCTGCCCTTCCTGAAACCAGATGATATCCAGTACTTCGACAAGCTGCTG GTTGATGTTGATGAATCGACTCTGAGTCCTGAggaacagaaagagagaaaaataatgaaattacttctgaaaataaagaatGGCACGCCGCCCATGCGAAAG gCTGCGCTGCGGCAAATTACCGATAAAGCTCGGGAATTCGGAGCAGGGCCGCTGTTCAATCAGATCCTGCCCCTGCTGATGTCTCCCACACTCGAAGATCAGGAGCGGCACTTGCTCGTCAAAGTCATCGACAGAATTCTGTACAAATTGGATGACTTGGTCCGACCATACGTACACAAG ATCCTTGTCGTCATTGAACCACTGCTGATTGATGAAGACTACTATGCTAGAGTGGAAggcagagaaattatttcaaacttGGCTAAG gctgcaggTTTGGCAACAATGATCTCCACAATGCGACCTGATATCGATAACATGGATGAGTATGTCAGAAATACAACAGCTCGAGCCTTTGCTGTTGTTGCATCTGCTCTGGGCATCCCTTCTCTGTTACCCTTCCTGAAAGCTGTCTGTAAAAGCAAAAAATCCTGGCAGGCCAGGCACACTGGCATCAAGATTGTACAGCAGATTGCTATTCTTATGGGTTGTGCTATCCTGCCTCATCTCAGGAGCTTGGTTGAAATTATTGAGCATG GGCTGGTGGATGAGCAGCAGAAGGTTCGCACCATCAGCGCTTTGGCCATTGCTGCTTTGGCTGAGGCAGCCACTCCCTATGGTATTGAGTCATTTGACTCTGTCCTGAAGCCCTTGTGGAAGGGTATACGTCAACACAGAGGAAAG GGTTTGGCTGCGTTCTTGAAGGCCATTGGTTACTTGATTCCACTCATGGATGCCGAGTATGCAAACTACTACACCAGAGAAGTCATGCTGATTCTTATCAGAGAGTTCCAGTCTCCTGatgaagagatgaaaaaaattgtGTTGAAG GTGGTAAAGCAGTGTTGTGGTACAGATGGTGTTGAAGCAAACTACATTAAAACAGAAATCTTGCCACCCTTCTTCAAACATTTCTGGCAGCACAGAATGGCACTGGACAGAAGAAATTACAGACAG ttgGTTGATACGACTGTGGAGCTGGCAAATAAAGTTGGAGCAGCGGAAATTATTTCTAGAATTGTGGATGATCTGAAAGATGAGGCTGAGCAGTACAGAAAGATGGTCATGGAAACAATTGAGAAGATCATGGGAAATCTGGGGGCAGCAGACATCGATCACAAACTGGAAGAACAGCTCATTGATGGTATTTTGTACGCCTTCCAGGAACAGACCACAGAG gatTCTGTGATGTTGAATGGTTTTGGCACAGTGGTTAATGCTCTGGGCAAAAGGGTGAAACCCTACTTGCCACAGATCTGTGGTACAGTTTTGTGGCGTTTGAACAACAAATCAGCCAAAGTCAGGCAGCAGGCTGCTGACCTGATCTCTCGTACTGCAGTTGTCATGAAGACTTGTCAAGAG GAAAAACTGATGGGACACTTGGGTGTTGTTTTGTATGAGTACCTGGGTGAAGAATATCCTGAAGTACTGGGCAGCATACTTGGAGCGCTTAAGGCTATTGTGAATGTTATAG GTATGCACAAGATGACACCACCAATCAAAGACCTGCTGCCACGGTTGACACCTATTTTGAAGAACAGACATGAGAAAGTACAGGAAAATTGTATTGATCTTGTTGGGCGTATTGCAGACAG AGGTGCAGAGTATGTTTCTGCAAGAGAATGGATGAGGATCTGCTTTGAGCTGCTTGAGTTATTAAAAGCTCACAAGAAAGCTATCAGAAGAGCCACAGTGAACACTTTTGGTTATATTGCAAAAGCTATTGG ACCTCACGATGTATTGGCCACACTGCTAAACAACTTGAAAGTACAGGAAAGGCAGAACAGAGTATGTACTACAGTAGCAATTGCTATTGTGGCTGAAACATGCTCACCCTTCACAGTGCTGCCTGCACTCATGAATGAATACAGAGTTCCAGAACTGAATGTCCAGAATGGTGTGTTAAAATCGCTTTCTTTCCTGTTTGAATACATTGGAGAGATGGGAAAAGATTACATTTATGCTGTTACACCATTGCTTGAAGATGCTTTAATGGACAG AGATCTGGTACACAGACAAACAGCCAGTGCTGTGGTGCAGCACATGTCCCTTGGTGTTTATGGGTTTGGCTGTGAAGATTCTCTTAATCACTTGTTAAACTACGTGTGGCCCAACGTGTTTGAAACCTCTCCTCACGTCATCCAGGCAGTTATGGGGGCTCTGGAGGGCCTCAGAGTGGCGATTGGGCCCTGCAGGATGTTACAGTACTGCTTACAG GGTTTGTTTCACCCTGCCAGAAAAGTCAGAGATGTTTATTGGAAGATCTACAATTCAATCTACATTGGCTCACAGGATGCTCTGATAGCACATTACCCAAGAATCTATAATGATGAAAAGAACACCTATATTCGTTATGAACTTGATTACATCTTATAA
- the SF3B1 gene encoding splicing factor 3B subunit 1 isoform X1, with product MAKIAKTHEDIEAQIREIQGKKPALDEAQGVGLDSTGYYDQEIYGGSDSRFAGYVTSIAATELEDDDDDYPSTSLLGQKKPGYHAPVALLNDIPQSTEQYDPFAEHRPQKIADREDEYKKHRRMMIISPERLDPFADGGKTPDPKMNARTYMDVMREQHLTKEEREIRQQLAEKAKAGELKVVNGAASQPPSKRKRRWDQTADQTPGATPKKLSSWDQAETPGHTPSLRWDETPGRAKGSETPGATPGSKIWDPTPSHTPAGAATPGRDTPGHATPGHGGATSSARKNRWDETPKTERDTPGHGSGWAETPRTDRGGDSIGETPTPGASKRKSRWDETPASQMGGSTPVLTPGKTPIGTPAMNMATPTPGHIMSMTPEQLQAWRWEREIDERNRPLSDEELDAMFPEGYKVLPPPAGYVPIRTPARKLTATPTPLGGMTGFHMQTEDRTMKSVNDQPSGNLPFLKPDDIQYFDKLLVDVDESTLSPEEQKERKIMKLLLKIKNGTPPMRKAALRQITDKAREFGAGPLFNQILPLLMSPTLEDQERHLLVKVIDRILYKLDDLVRPYVHKILVVIEPLLIDEDYYARVEGREIISNLAKAAGLATMISTMRPDIDNMDEYVRNTTARAFAVVASALGIPSLLPFLKAVCKSKKSWQARHTGIKIVQQIAILMGCAILPHLRSLVEIIEHGLVDEQQKVRTISALAIAALAEAATPYGIESFDSVLKPLWKGIRQHRGKGLAAFLKAIGYLIPLMDAEYANYYTREVMLILIREFQSPDEEMKKIVLKVVKQCCGTDGVEANYIKTEILPPFFKHFWQHRMALDRRNYRQLVDTTVELANKVGAAEIISRIVDDLKDEAEQYRKMVMETIEKIMGNLGAADIDHKLEEQLIDGILYAFQEQTTEDSVMLNGFGTVVNALGKRVKPYLPQICGTVLWRLNNKSAKVRQQAADLISRTAVVMKTCQEEKLMGHLGVVLYEYLGEEYPEVLGSILGALKAIVNVIGMHKMTPPIKDLLPRLTPILKNRHEKVQENCIDLVGRIADRGAEYVSAREWMRICFELLELLKAHKKAIRRATVNTFGYIAKAIGPHDVLATLLNNLKVQERQNRVCTTVAIAIVAETCSPFTVLPALMNEYRVPELNVQNGVLKSLSFLFEYIGEMGKDYIYAVTPLLEDALMDRDLVHRQTASAVVQHMSLGVYGFGCEDSLNHLLNYVWPNVFETSPHVIQAVMGALEGLRVAIGPCRMLQYCLQGLFHPARKVRDVYWKIYNSIYIGSQDALIAHYPRIYNDEKNTYIRYELDYIL from the exons GATGATGATGACTACCCTTCCACAAGTCTGCTTGGCCAGAAGAAGCCAGGATACCATGCTCCAGTGGCATTGCTTAATGACATACCACAATCTACTGAACAG TATGATCCTTTTGCAGAGCACCGTCCTCAAAAGATTGCAGATCGGGAAGATGAGTACAAAAAGCACAGGCGGATGATGATAATTTCCCCTGAGCGTCTCGATCCTTTTGCAGATG GAGGGAAGACTCCAGACCCTAAAATGAATGCCAGAACATACATGGATGTTATGCGTGAACAGCATTTAACAAAGGAAGAG AGGGAAATTAGGCAACAACTAGCTGAAAAAGCTAAAGCTGGAGAGCTTAAAGTCGTCAATGGAGCCGCTTCTCAGCCACCTTCAAAACGCAAACGGCGTTGGGATCAGACAGCTGATCAGACTCCTGGTGCTACACCTAAGAAATTGTCCAGTTGGGATCAAGCAGAG ACTCCAGGGCACACCCCATCCCTGCGATGGGATGAAACCCCAGGCCGTGCAAAGGGAAGCGAAACTCCAGGTGCCACCCCAGGCTCCAAGATCTGGGatcccactcccagccataccccagcaggagctgcaacGCCCGGCCGGGACACGCCTGGGCACGCAACGCCGGGCCATGGAGGGGCCACTTCCAGTGCACGCAAAAATCGGTGGGATGAGACCCCCAAAACAGAAAGAG ATACTCCGGGCCATGGCAGTGGCTGGGCTGAGACACCTCGTACAGACAGAGGTGGTGACTCCATTGGTGAGACACCGACCCCAGGAGCGAGCAAAAGGAAATCCCGCTGGGATGAAACACCTGCGAGCCAGATGGGCGGCAGCACTCCTGTTCTGACACCTGGCAAAACACCCATTGGAACCCCAGCTATGAACATGGCAACCCCTACACCAG GTCACATCATGAGCATGACTCCTGAACAGCTACAGGCTTGGCGCTGGGAGAGGGAAATTGATGAAAGAAACAGACCACTTTCTGATGAGGAATTGGATGCTATGTTTCCTGAAGGATATAAG GTTCTCCCACCGCCAGCAGGTTACGTGCCCATCCGTACCCCTGCTCGGAAGCTCACGGCGACTCCCACGCCCCTGGGGGGTATGACAGGGTTCCACATGCAGACCGAGGACCGCACCATGAAGAGTGTCAATGACCAGCCGTCGGGCAACCTGCCCTTCCTGAAACCAGATGATATCCAGTACTTCGACAAGCTGCTG GTTGATGTTGATGAATCGACTCTGAGTCCTGAggaacagaaagagagaaaaataatgaaattacttctgaaaataaagaatGGCACGCCGCCCATGCGAAAG gCTGCGCTGCGGCAAATTACCGATAAAGCTCGGGAATTCGGAGCAGGGCCGCTGTTCAATCAGATCCTGCCCCTGCTGATGTCTCCCACACTCGAAGATCAGGAGCGGCACTTGCTCGTCAAAGTCATCGACAGAATTCTGTACAAATTGGATGACTTGGTCCGACCATACGTACACAAG ATCCTTGTCGTCATTGAACCACTGCTGATTGATGAAGACTACTATGCTAGAGTGGAAggcagagaaattatttcaaacttGGCTAAG gctgcaggTTTGGCAACAATGATCTCCACAATGCGACCTGATATCGATAACATGGATGAGTATGTCAGAAATACAACAGCTCGAGCCTTTGCTGTTGTTGCATCTGCTCTGGGCATCCCTTCTCTGTTACCCTTCCTGAAAGCTGTCTGTAAAAGCAAAAAATCCTGGCAGGCCAGGCACACTGGCATCAAGATTGTACAGCAGATTGCTATTCTTATGGGTTGTGCTATCCTGCCTCATCTCAGGAGCTTGGTTGAAATTATTGAGCATG GGCTGGTGGATGAGCAGCAGAAGGTTCGCACCATCAGCGCTTTGGCCATTGCTGCTTTGGCTGAGGCAGCCACTCCCTATGGTATTGAGTCATTTGACTCTGTCCTGAAGCCCTTGTGGAAGGGTATACGTCAACACAGAGGAAAG GGTTTGGCTGCGTTCTTGAAGGCCATTGGTTACTTGATTCCACTCATGGATGCCGAGTATGCAAACTACTACACCAGAGAAGTCATGCTGATTCTTATCAGAGAGTTCCAGTCTCCTGatgaagagatgaaaaaaattgtGTTGAAG GTGGTAAAGCAGTGTTGTGGTACAGATGGTGTTGAAGCAAACTACATTAAAACAGAAATCTTGCCACCCTTCTTCAAACATTTCTGGCAGCACAGAATGGCACTGGACAGAAGAAATTACAGACAG ttgGTTGATACGACTGTGGAGCTGGCAAATAAAGTTGGAGCAGCGGAAATTATTTCTAGAATTGTGGATGATCTGAAAGATGAGGCTGAGCAGTACAGAAAGATGGTCATGGAAACAATTGAGAAGATCATGGGAAATCTGGGGGCAGCAGACATCGATCACAAACTGGAAGAACAGCTCATTGATGGTATTTTGTACGCCTTCCAGGAACAGACCACAGAG gatTCTGTGATGTTGAATGGTTTTGGCACAGTGGTTAATGCTCTGGGCAAAAGGGTGAAACCCTACTTGCCACAGATCTGTGGTACAGTTTTGTGGCGTTTGAACAACAAATCAGCCAAAGTCAGGCAGCAGGCTGCTGACCTGATCTCTCGTACTGCAGTTGTCATGAAGACTTGTCAAGAG GAAAAACTGATGGGACACTTGGGTGTTGTTTTGTATGAGTACCTGGGTGAAGAATATCCTGAAGTACTGGGCAGCATACTTGGAGCGCTTAAGGCTATTGTGAATGTTATAG GTATGCACAAGATGACACCACCAATCAAAGACCTGCTGCCACGGTTGACACCTATTTTGAAGAACAGACATGAGAAAGTACAGGAAAATTGTATTGATCTTGTTGGGCGTATTGCAGACAG AGGTGCAGAGTATGTTTCTGCAAGAGAATGGATGAGGATCTGCTTTGAGCTGCTTGAGTTATTAAAAGCTCACAAGAAAGCTATCAGAAGAGCCACAGTGAACACTTTTGGTTATATTGCAAAAGCTATTGG ACCTCACGATGTATTGGCCACACTGCTAAACAACTTGAAAGTACAGGAAAGGCAGAACAGAGTATGTACTACAGTAGCAATTGCTATTGTGGCTGAAACATGCTCACCCTTCACAGTGCTGCCTGCACTCATGAATGAATACAGAGTTCCAGAACTGAATGTCCAGAATGGTGTGTTAAAATCGCTTTCTTTCCTGTTTGAATACATTGGAGAGATGGGAAAAGATTACATTTATGCTGTTACACCATTGCTTGAAGATGCTTTAATGGACAG AGATCTGGTACACAGACAAACAGCCAGTGCTGTGGTGCAGCACATGTCCCTTGGTGTTTATGGGTTTGGCTGTGAAGATTCTCTTAATCACTTGTTAAACTACGTGTGGCCCAACGTGTTTGAAACCTCTCCTCACGTCATCCAGGCAGTTATGGGGGCTCTGGAGGGCCTCAGAGTGGCGATTGGGCCCTGCAGGATGTTACAGTACTGCTTACAG GGTTTGTTTCACCCTGCCAGAAAAGTCAGAGATGTTTATTGGAAGATCTACAATTCAATCTACATTGGCTCACAGGATGCTCTGATAGCACATTACCCAAGAATCTATAATGATGAAAAGAACACCTATATTCGTTATGAACTTGATTACATCTTATAA